The following are from one region of the Candidatus Neomarinimicrobiota bacterium genome:
- the ispD gene encoding 2-C-methyl-D-erythritol 4-phosphate cytidylyltransferase, which yields MLNDMNGKMNSSIIVAAGSGSRLASETPKQFLKLKDVEILAYSVQSFLKHPEINEVIIVTSANYLDHVIHQYPDCKVVVGGETRQDSVFNGLQACSPDTDIVLIHDAARPLVPSRVIDNCLSSLETYDGVAPALVPVDSMVQLENSGFKNLSRDTLRIIQTPQCFNMAILKAAHASGKIDTDEMGLVKQSNPHAHLGFVEGAPETMKVTRSIDLEIIEIYLDAAEK from the coding sequence ATGTTAAACGATATGAATGGAAAAATGAATTCATCAATCATTGTAGCAGCCGGGAGTGGCAGTAGGTTGGCCAGTGAAACCCCCAAACAATTTCTAAAATTGAAAGATGTGGAAATCCTGGCCTATTCAGTTCAATCCTTTCTGAAACATCCGGAGATTAACGAGGTCATCATTGTCACATCAGCGAATTATTTAGATCATGTTATCCACCAATACCCTGACTGCAAGGTGGTTGTGGGTGGCGAAACAAGACAAGATTCCGTTTTCAATGGATTACAGGCCTGCTCCCCAGATACGGACATCGTGTTGATTCATGACGCTGCCCGTCCCCTGGTTCCTTCCAGGGTTATTGATAATTGTCTCTCCAGCCTGGAAACATACGATGGTGTTGCACCAGCATTAGTGCCAGTTGATTCAATGGTTCAACTCGAGAATTCTGGATTCAAAAATTTAAGCCGCGATACCCTGCGGATTATCCAAACCCCGCAATGCTTCAATATGGCTATCCTCAAAGCCGCTCATGCGTCGGGAAAAATTGATACTGATGAAATGGGTCTCGTAAAACAGAGTAATCCCCACGCACACCTCGGTTTCGTGGAAGGTGCACCGGAAACTATGAAAGTGACCAGATCCATTGATCTGGAAATTATTGAGATCTATCTCGACGCAGCAGAAAAATAA